In Rattus rattus isolate New Zealand chromosome 3, Rrattus_CSIRO_v1, whole genome shotgun sequence, one genomic interval encodes:
- the LOC116895344 gene encoding alpha-amylase 1, with product MKFFLLLSLIGLCWAQYDPHTFYGRSSIVHLFEWRWVDIAKECERYLAPNGFGGVQVSPPNENIVVNSPFRPWWERYQPISYKICSRSGNEDEFRDMVNRCNNVGVRIYVDAVINHMCGVGAQAGQSSTCGSYFNPNNRDFPGVPYSGFDFNDGKCKTGSGGIENYNDAAQVRDCRLSGLLDLALEKDYVRTKVADYMNHLIDIGVAGFRLDASKHMWPGDIKAVLDKLHNLNTKWFSEGSKPFIYQEVIDLGGEAVSSNEYFGNGRVTEFKYGAKLGKVLRKWDGEKMAYLKNWGEGWGFMPSDRALVFVDNHDNQRGHGAGGASILTFWDARLYKMAVGFMLAHPYGFTRVMSSYHWPRYFENGNDVNDWVGPPNNNGATKEVTINSDSTCGNDWVCEHRWRQIRNMVAFRNVVNGQPFTNWWDNGSNQVAFGRGNKGFIVFNNDDWDLSTTLQTGLPAGTYCDVISGDKVDGNCTGTKVYVGSDGNAHIFISNTAEDPFIAIHVESKI from the exons ATGAAATTCTTCCTGCTGCTTTCCCTCATTGGGCTCTGCTGGGCCCAATATGACCCACATACTTTTTATGGACGGTCTTCTATTGTCCATTTGTTCGAGTGGCGCTGGGTTGATATTGCTAAGGAGTGTGAGCGATACTTAGCTCCTAATGGATTTGGAGGCGTGCAG GTTTCTCCACCCAATGAAAATATTGTGGTCAACAGCCCTTTTAGACCATGGTGGGAAAGATATCAACCAATCAGCTACAAAATATGCTCCAGGTCTGGAAATGAGGATGAATTCAGAGACATGGTGAACAGATGCAACAACGTTGGT GTCCGTATTTATGTGGATGCTGTCATTAACCACATGTGTGGGGTCGGGGCTCAAGCTGGGCAAAGCAGTACATGCGGAAGTTATTTCAACCCAAATAACAGGGACTTTCCTGGAGTTCCGTATTCTGGCTTTGACTTTAATGATGGGAAATGTAAAACTGGAAGTGGAGGCATTGAGAACTACAATGATGCTGCTCAG GTCAGAGATTGTCGTCTGTCTGGCCTTCTGGATCTTGCACTTGAGAAAGATTATGTTCGTACCAAGGTGGCTGATTACATGAACCATCTCATTGACATTGGTGTAGCAGGGTTCAGACTTGATGCTTCTAAACACATGTGGCCTGGCGACATAAAGGCAGTTTTGGACAAACTACATAATCTCAATACAAAATGGTTCTCTGAAGGAAGCAAACCTTTCATTTATCAAGAG GTCATTGATCTGGGTGGTGAAGCAGTGTCAAGTAATGAGTATTTTGGAAATGGCCGTGTGACAGAATTCAAATATGGAGCAAAACTGGGCAAAGTTTTGCGCAAGTGGGATGGAGAAAAGATGGCCTACTTAAA gaACTGGGGAGAAGGTTGGGGTTTCATGCCTTCTGACAGAGCCCTCGTCTTTGTGGACAACCATGACAACCAGCgaggacatggtgctggaggagcatcCATCCTGACTTTCTGGGATGCTCG ACTCTATAAAATGGCTGTCGGATTTATGTTGGCTCATCCTTATGGTTTCACTCGGGTAATGTCAAGTTACCATTGGCCAAGATATTTCGAGAATGGCAAC gATGTGAATGACTGGGTTGGACCACCAAATAACAATGGAGCAACCAAAGAAGTGACCATTAACTCAGACAGCACTTGTGGCAATGACTGGGTCTGTGAACATCGATGGCGTCAAATAAG GAACATGGTTGCCTTCAGGAATGTAGTCAATGGTCAGCCTTTTACAAACTGGTGGGATAATGGCAGCAACCAAGTGGCTTTTGGCAGAGGAAACAAAGGCTTCATTGTCTTTAACAATGATGACTG gGACTTGTCAACAACTCTACAGACTGGTCTTCCTGCTGGCACATACTGTGATGTCATTTCTGGAGACAAAGTCGATGGCAATTGCACTGGAACAAAAGTCTATGTTGGCAGTGATGGCAATGCTCACATCTTTATTAGTAACACTGCTGAAGACCCATTCATTGCAATCCATGTAGAatcaaaaatctaa